Sequence from the Streptomyces sp. R33 genome:
GTCCGCAGGACGATGCCGTATCGGCGTCGGTGCGGACCCCCGGCGCCCCGTTGTGCGTTCCGGGCGCCGCCGGCCGCTTGTCGATGACCGCTAGACGCCGGCCATCAGCTTGCGGAGCAGGTCCGTCAGGACGGCGACCTCCTCGTCGTCCAGCCCGGTGAGCGCGGCGCGCTGTACCTCCAGCCCGGCGGCGACGGCCTCGTCGACGAGGGCGAGCCCGCGGTCGGTGATCGTCACCTGTAGCCCCCGCCGGTCGTGCGGATCGGGCTTGCGGCAGAGCAGGCCGGCCTTCTCCAGCTTGTCCAGGCGCCCGGTCATGCCCCCCGTCGTGAGCATGAGCGTGGCCGACAGCTGGCGCGGCGAGAGGGTGTACGGGGCGCCGGAGCGGCGCAGCGTGCCGATGACGTCGAACTCGCCGCGCGAGATCCCGTAGCGGGCGTAGGCCTTCTCGATCGCGTCACCCATGGCCCGGGAGATCCGGTAGATGCGGCCGAAGAGGGCCATGGGTGCGGTTTCCAGGTCCGGGCGCACGGCAGCCCACTGGTCGATGATCGCGTCGACGGCGTCCTTGTTGGCCTCGGTCATGCGCGAAGTATCCAGCCTTCCTCCGATCGTTCGCAAGAAAGTTGCTTGACGGAAAGTAGCTTAGAGGTAAGCTACTTCCTAGCAACCTACTTGGGGGAGGGGCCGTGACCATGGCCAAGGAAGCAAGGGTGGCGGGGGAGCGGTCCCTGCTCGTCGGCGTCGGTGTCAGTGCGGTCGGGATCGGCATGTACGTCCCGTTCTCGCTCGTCTTCTTCCACCACGTCACCGGCCTCTCCTTCGCCCTCGTCGGCGTGGTCATGACCGTCACCGGCCTGGCCGGACTGGCGTTCATGCCGCTGGCCGGCTCGGCCGTCGACCGGTTCGGCGCCCGGCGGACCGTCCTGGTCCTCTACGCACTGCGGGCGCTCGGCTTCGCGCTCTACCCGTTCGCCGGCTCGCTGCCCGCCTTCGCCGCCGTCGCGCTCGTCACCGCCCTGGCCGACCGGTCCTTCCCCGCCGTCCAGCAGTCCCTGATCGGGGAGGTGGCCCGTGGCGCCGCCCGGGACCGGCTCCAGGCCTCCCTGCGGGCCCTGCAGAACGCCGGGATGGGAGCCGGGGCCCTGGTCGTCTCCGGAGTGCTGGCGCTGTGGGGGACGGCCGCCTTCACGTACACCGCCTGGGGCAACGCGCTCGCGTTCGCGCTCGCCGGACTGCTCGTGAGCCGGGTCCGCCCGGTGCAGGGCGGGCAGGACGCCACCGCCGGCCGGCCCGCCGCCGGATACGGGACGGTCCTGCGCGACCGGCCCTTCCTCGCGCTGACCGCCGCCAACTTCCTGACCGCGCTGGGCTACGCGGCCCTGTCCGTGCTCTTCCCGCTGTACATCGCCACCTGGCTGCACGGGCCCGACTCCCTCACCGGGGCCGCGTTCACCGTCAACACCGCCCTGTGCGCCGGGATCGGCGTGCTCGTCGCGAGCCGGGTCCGCCGCTCGGGCGCCCGCCGCACCCGCTCGGCCGCGCTGGGCGCACTGCTCTTCGCCGCCGCCTTCGTCGGGCAGATCGTGCTCGGCACGCTGCGCCCCGGGCAGACCGCGACCCTGGTCGCCCTGCTGGCCATCGTCGTCGTCTACACCCTGGGCGAGCTCGTGCACAGCCCGTCCGGCGGGGCCCTGTCCGTCTCCGCCGCCCCGGCGGCCGTACGCGGTCGCTACCTCGCCACCTACCAGCTGTCCTACTCGCTGGCCACCGCGCTGGCCCCCTCCCTCTTCACCGCCCTGCTCTCCGTCGACGGCCGCCTGCCCTGGGCCGTCCTCGCCGCCGCCGCGGCCGGCGCCGCCCTGGCGCTGGTCCGGCTGGAGAGGCGGCTGCCGATCGAGGCCGTGTACGCCGAGCCGCCGGCCGTGGTGGCCGCGCGGACCCCGGCCGCCCCGGCGCAGGCCCCGGCTGCCTGAGCCGCCCGCCGGTGGTCCGGCCCCCTCCGTCCCGAGTTCCTCACCCGCCCGAGGAGTCACCCGCCATGAACCGTTTCGCCACCGTCGCCGTGACCGCACTCGCCCCGGTCTCCTGGGGCTCGACCTACGCCGTGACCACCGAACTGCTCCCGCCCGACCGGCCCCTGTTCACCGCGGTGATGCGGGCCCTGCCCGCCGGGCTGCTGCTCACGGCCCTGTCCCGCAGACTCCCGAGCGGGCAGTGGTGGTGGAAGTCCGCCGTCCTCGGCACGCTCAACATCGGCGCCTTCTTCCCGCTGCTGTTCCTCTCCGCGTACCGGCTGCCCGGCGGAGTGGCGGCCGTACTCGGCTCCGCCGGCCCGCTGTTCGTCGTAGGACTCGCCGCCCTCGTCCTGGGGGAGCGGGCGCGGCTGCGGACCGTCCTCGCCGCCGTCGCGGGGGCGTTCGGCGTGAGCATGGTCGTCCTGACCGCCGAGGCCCGGCTGGACCTCGTCGGCATCGTCGCCGGTGTCGTCTCCTCCGCCTCCATGGCCGCGGGCACGGTCATGACCAAGCGCTGGGGGCGTCCGGACGGGGCCGGCCCGCTGGCCGTGGCCGGCTGGCAGCTCACCGCGGGCGGGCTGGTCATCATCCCCGTCGCGGCCCTGGTCGAGGGGGCGCCGCCCGCGCTCGACGGCAACGCCCTCCTCGGCTACGGCTACATGATGCTGATCAACACCGGTATCGCGTACTGGCTCTGGTTCCGCGGCATCGGCAGGCTCACCGCCACCTCGGTCACCCTGCTCGGCCCGCTCTCCCCGCTCAGCGCGGCCGTGATCGGCTGGGCGGCCCTCGGGCAGACGCTGTCGCCCGTGCAACTGGTGGGCATGGGAATCGCCTTCGGCGCCACCGTCGCGGGCCAGCTGTTCGCCGCCGCCCCGGCCCCCGTGGAATCGTTCAGTTCTACTGAAAAGAATGATCGAAACATTTCGATGGACCTGACGGATGGCCCGGTGCGACGGTAGACCCACGTCGGACGGACAGACCGTCGGACCAGCACCCGAGGGGGAGACACACCGTGGCCGTCATGGACCGGGTCCGTACCGTTGCGCAGCACACGCCGGGCATCCAGGTGAAGAAGGGGACCGCCGGACTCGGCGTACTCCTCGCCCTGGTCGCCACGGTCGTCTGGTCCGGCAGCTTCGTCGCCACCCGGGGGATGGCCGACTCCGTCCCGCCCGTCCAGGCCGTGTTCTGGCGCTGGATCATCGCCACCCTCGCCGTCGCCCCCTTCGCGGCCCGGCAGGCCTGGCAGCAGCGGGAGCTGATCCGCCGGCACCTCGGCTTCATCGCCCTCGCCTCGCTGTTCGGCGTCGCCCTGTACAACACGCTCGTGCACCAGGCCGGACTGACCACCTCCGCCTCCAACATGGGCATGATCATGGCCGCCTCGCCGGTCGTCATGGCGCTGTACGCCCGCCTCGGCGGCGAACGGCTCGGCGCCCGGCGCACCTTCGGACTGCTGCTCGCCGCGTTCGGTGTGCTGCTGCTCGTCGGGGACGGCTCGCTCGGCTTCGACTTCGGGGCCGGCGACCTGTGGATGTTCGCCGCCGCCCTGTCGTTCGCCACGTACAGCGCGCTGCTCAGGCGCAAGCCGGCCGAGCTCGGCGGACCGGCCTTCCTGATCACCACCTTCGTGCTCGGCGCGCTGATGCTGGCCCCCGCGTACGCCGTGTCCGTCACCGTCCAGGGCGGCTTCGAGGTCACCTCCAAAACCGGCGGCATGCTGCTGTACGTCGGCGTCATGTCCTCCGCGGTCGCCTTCTTCGCCTGGAACAAGGCCGTCTCGCTCATCGGGGCGGCCCGGGCGGGAGTCGTCTACTACCTCCAGCCGGTGTGCGTCGCGGGCCTCGGCCTGCTGCTGCTCGGTGAGCGGACGGGCCCGGCCGAGCTCCTCTGCATGGCGCTCATCCTGGGCGGCGTGAGCCTGGGGGCCCGCCGGTAGGTTCGGTCCATGACCGAGTGGGACATCAAGAAGCTGCGGATCCTGCGGACCCTGGCCGACCGGGGGACCGTGACCGCGACGGCCGGGGCGCTGCACATGACGCCCTCGGCCGTTTCGCAGCAGCTGACCAATCTCGCGCGGCAGTTGGGGGTGCCCCTGCTGGAGGCGCAGGGGCGCAGGGTCCGGCTCACGGATGCGGCACACCTCGTACTGCGGCATGCGGAGGCGGTGTTCGCGCAGCTGGAGCGCGCGGACGCCGAGCTGGCCGGGTACCTGGCCGGGGAGGCGGGGGAGGTCCGGATCGGGGCGTTCTCCACGGCCGTGCCGGTGCTGGTGGTCCCGGCGGTGGCGGCGCTGCGGCGGAGCCACCCGGGGGTGGAGGTACGGGTACGGGAGACCGAGGCGGCGGAGTCGTACGAGCTGCTGTCGGCCGGGGCGGTCGATCTGGCCCTCTCGCTGGCGGCCCACGCCCCGACGGCCCGGGACCCGCGGTTCACCCGGCTGACGCTGATGGAGGACCCGCTGGACGTGGCCCTCCCGCCGGACCACCTGCTGGCGAAGGCCCCGGCCCTGCGGCTGGCGGACCTGTCCGGCGATCCGTGGATCTACGGGGGCAGCGGGCCGTGGCAGGAGATCGCCCGCAACGCGTGCGAGGCGGCAGGCTTCGTTCCGGAACAGGCGCACTCGGCATCCGGCTGGACCGCGATCCTGGCGATGGTGGAGGCCGGAATGGGGGTGGCGCTGGTCCCCCGCATGGTGTCGAGCCGCGCCTCGGGGGTGACGGTGCGGGTCCTGACCCACGACCGCCCGACCCGGCACGTCATCGCGGCCACGCGCCGGGGCTCGGAATCCGCGCCGGCGGTGGCCCGCGCACTGGCCGCCCTCCGCGAAGCCGCTGCGGCCCGCTAGCCCTCCGGGCCCGTGCCCGGTGGGCCCGCCGAACGCGCTCGGCGGGCCCACCGGGGTGGGGTCAGGCCGAGGCCGCCGCGTCTGCGGACTGGGCCTTCAGGGCGCGTTCCACGCCCGAGCGGGACTCCGAGACCAGGCGGCGCAGGGCCGCGTTCGGCTGCGCCGAGGCCAGCCACGCGTCCGTCGCCGCCAGGGTCTGCGGGGAGACCTGCAGGGACGGGTACAGGCCCACCGCGATCTGCTGGGCGATCTCGTGGCTGCGGTTCTCCCAGATCCCCTTGATCACCGCGAAGTACTTCTCGGTGTACGGGGCCAGCAGCTCGCGCTGGTCGGTCTGGACGAAGCCGCCGATCACGGCCTCCTGCACCGCGTTCGGCAGGTCCGCCGAGTCCACCACCGAGGCCCACGCCTCGGCCTTGGCCTCCGCCGTCGGCCGTGCGGCCCGCGCGGTGGCCGCGTGGCGCTCGCCCGCCGCCGTGCGGTCGCGCTCCAGCTCCGCCGCGATGGCGGGCTCGTCCAGCACGCCCGTGGCGACCAGGCGCTCCAGGAACGCCCACCGCAGCTCGGTGTCGACGACCAGGCCCTCGATCTCCGCCGAACCGTCCAGCAGCGCGGACAGGTAGGTCAGCTGCCCCTCGGTGCGGGCCGTGGCCGCGAACGCGCGGGCCCACGCCAGCTGGTGGTCGCTGCCCGGCTCGGCGCCGCGCAGGTGCTCCAGCGTCGCGTCGGTCCAGGTCGCCAGGCCCTGCTCCCGCCACGCCGGGTCGGCGTACAGGTCGACGGCCAGCTTCACCTGACGGTGCAGCGACTGGACGACGCCGATGTCCGACTCCTTGCCGATGCCCGACAGGACGAGGGCGAGGTAGTCGCGCGTGGCCAGTTCGCCGTCGCGGGTCATGTCCCACGCCGAGGCCCAGCACAGCGCCCGCGGCAGCGACTCGGTGAAGTCGCCCAGGTGCGCGGTGACGTTGGCGAGGGAGACCTCGTCCAGGCGGACCTTGGCGTACGACAGGTCGTCGTCGTTCAGCAGGACGACCGCCGGACGGGCCCGGCCGACCAGCTCCGGCACCTCCGTCAGCTCGCCGTCGATGTCCAGCTCGATCCGGTCCGTACGGACGAGCTTGCCGCCGTCCAGGTCGTACAGGCCGATCGCGATCCGGTGCGGCCGCAGCGTCGGCTCGCCCTTGGCGCCCGCGGGCAGCGCCGGGGCCTCCTGGCGCACGGCGAACGCGGTGATGTTCCCGGCCGCGTCCGTCTCGATGCCGGGGCGCAGGATGTTGATGCCGGCCGTCTCCAGCCATGCCTTCGACCAGGTGGTCAGGTCACGGCCCGAGGTCTCCTCGAGGGCGCCCAGCAGGTCCGACAGGCGCGTGTTCCCGAACGCGTGCGCCTTGAAGTACGCCTGCACGCCCTTGAAGAAGGCGTCCGTGCCCACGTAGGCGACGAGCTGCTTGAGCACCGAGGCGCCCTTGGCGTACGTGATGCCGTCGAAGTTGACCAGGACGTCGTCCAGGTCACGGATGTCGGCCATGATCGGGTGCGTGGACGGCAGCTGGTCCTGCCGGTACGCCCAGGTCTTCATCGAGTTGGCGAAGGTCGTCCACGCCTGCGGCCACTTCGTGCCCTCGGCGTACGCCTGGCAGGCGATCGAGGTGTACGTCGCGAACGACTCGTTCAGCCACAGGTCGTTCCACCACTCCATGGTGACCAGGTCGCCGAACCACATGTGCGCGAGCTCGTGGAGGATCGTCTCGGCCCGGCCCTCGTACGCCGCGTCCGTCACCTTCGAGCGGAAGACGTACTGGTCGCGGATGGTGACCGCGCCCGCGTTCTCCATCGCGCCCGCGTTGAACTCGGGGACGAAGAGCTGGTCGTACTTGGCGAACGGGTAGTCGTACGCGAACTTCTCCTGGAACCAGTCGAAGCCCTGGCGCGTGACGGCGAAGATCGCGTCGGCGTCCAGGAACTCGGCGAGCGACGGCCGGCAGTAGATGCCGAGCGGCACCGACTGGCCGTTCGGGCCCTCGTACGAGCTGTGCACCGCGTGGTACGGGCCGGCGATCAGCGCCGTGATGTACGTGGAGATGCGCGGCGTCGGCTCGAAGCGCCAGACGTTGTCCTTGACGTCCGCGGCGTCCGGCGTCGGGGAGTTCGAGATGACCTTCCAGCCCTCGGGGGCCGTCACCGTGAACCGGAACGTCGCCTTCAGGTCGGGCTGCTCGAAGCTGGCGAACACCCGCCGCGCGTCCGGCACCTCGAACTGGGTGTACAGGTACGCCTGCTGGTCGACCGGGTCGACGAAGCGGTGCAGGCCCTCGCCCGTGTTGGTGTACGCGCAGTCCGCGACGACCTTCAGCTCGTTGGCCCCTGCCGCGAGGTGCTTCAGCGCGATGCGCGAGTCCCGGAAGACCTCGGCCACGTCCAGGGACTTGCCGTTGAGGACGACCTCGTGCACGGCCGGAGCGACCAGGTCGATGAAGGTCTCCGCGCCCGCCTCGGCGGACTGGAAGCGCACGGTGGTCACGGAGGGGTACGTGCCGCCCTCCTGCGCCCCGCTCAGGTCGAGGTCGATCTCGTACGAGTCGACGCTGAGCAGCTTCGCCCGCTGCTGAGCCTCTTCACGGGTCAGATTCGTGCCAGGCACGCGTTCATCTCCTTCGATGGTGACGTTGCCCCGCCATCCTTCCACGTGGCGCAGACCAGACGCCCTGGAGTAATCCACGGGCGAAACGCGGCGTCCGATTTCCGCCAGCTTCTCCGCGTCCTGGCGCGCACCCTGGACGGCATGACCACGCATTCCGCGCCCCGACCGGCGCTCCACGCCGTACGCCCCCTCGCCCCCGCCGCCCTCGCCGGCCTGCGCGTCCGTGACGACGCCGGCCGGCCCTGCCTGCCCTACGAGGACCCCGAGGGCGGCGCCCCGCTGCGCTGCTGCCTGCGCCGCAGCCGCCCCGGGGAGCGGATCGCCCTCGTCTCGTACGCACCGCTGCGCCGCTGGGCCGCCGAGACCGGCGCCGACCCGGGCGCGTACGACGAGCAGGGCCCGGTGTTCATCCACGCCGCCGACTGCGGCGGGCCGGCCGGGGGATCCGGATACCCGTTCGCCCAGGCCGGGGCCCTGCGCACGGCGCGCCGCTACGACGCCGGGGGCCGCATCCTCGGCGGGCGCGCCCTGTCCCTCGGCGAGGAGCCGGACGCGGAGCTGGAGGAGGCGCTGTCGGAGGCCTTCGCCGACCCGGAGGTCGCCCTCGTGCACGTCCGCGCCACCGAATTCGGCTGCTTCCTCTTCGAGGCCCGCCGGCCCTGACGGCTTACGGCTGACGGCCGGCGGGAACGCAAAAAGGGGCGGCACCGGCCGGTGCCGCCCCTTTTCCGCCCGGCCGGAGGCTCAGCCGCGCAGTTCCTCGGCGACGAGCTCGGCGATCTGGACCGCGTTCAGGGCCGCGCCCTTGCGCAGGTTGTCGTTCGAGAGGAACAGCGCGAGGCCGTTCTCGACCGTCTCGTCGGCGCGGATGCGGCCCACGTACGAGGCGTCCTTGCCCGCGGCCTGCAGGGGGGTCGGGATCTCCGAGAGCTCGACGCCCGGGGCGTCCTTGAGCAGCTCGTACGCGCGCTCCACGCTGATCGGGTTCGCGAAGCGGGCATTGACCTGGAGGGAGTGGCCGGAGAAGACCGGCACGCGCACGCAGGTGCCGGAGACCTTGAGCTCCGGGATCTCCAGGATCTTGCGGGACTCGTTGCGGAGCTTCTGCTCCTCGTCGGTCTCGAAGGAGCCGTCGTCGACCAGGTTGCCGGCGAGCGGGACCACGTTGTACGCGATCGGGCGCTTGTAGACGGCCGGCTCCGGGAAGTCCACGGCGCCGCCGTCGAAGGTCAGCTGGTCGGCGGCCTCGGAGACCGCGCAGGCCTGGCCCTTGAGCTCGGCGACACCGGCCAGGCCCGAGCCGGAGACGGCCTGGTAGGTGGTGGCGACCATCGCGGTCAGCCCGGCCTCCTCGTGCAGCGGGCGCAGCACCGGCATCGCGGCCATGGTGGTGCAGTTCGGGTTCGCGATGATGCCCTTGGGGCGGTTCTTGATCGCGTGCGGGTTCACCTCGGAGACGACGAGCGGAACGTCGGGGTCGCGGCGCCACGCGGAGGAGTTGTCGATCACGACCGCGCCCTGGGAGGCGACCTTCTCGGCGAGGGCCTTGGAGGTCGCGCCGCCCGCGGAGAAGAGCACGATGTCCAGGCCGGAGTAGTCGGCCGTGGAGGCGTCCTCGATGGTGATCTCCTGGCCCTCCCACTCGAGGGTCGAGCCCGCGGAACGGGCCGAGGCGAACAGCCGCAGCTCGTCCACCGGGAACTTGCGCTCGGCGAGGATGCCGCGCATGACTCCGCCGACCTGTCCGGTGGCTCCGACGATTCCGACCCTCACGGTGACTCCTTTTGGTACGTACGACGCGGGCGCGTGAAGCCATCATGCGTTCGACCCCACGAGGCTTGTCCAATCCATTGTCCGAGGAACGGACAGTGTCCGGGGTGTGAACCCGGTTACCGTCCGGTAGTCAGGCCTGCGGCGTACGGAAAGCCCGAAGGGGCGGCGCCCGGTCGGCGCCGCCCCTTCGGTGTGGATCCGTGGATCCGGTGGTGCTACGGGGTGACCTTCTCGATCTGGACGCTGCCGGTGCCGGCGGCGGTGCCGCGGGCGTTGAGCAGCTTGACCTCGCCGAAGAACTGACGGCCCTCGGGGGCCGGAGCAGCGGCGAGGACGTTCGCCGTGACCGTCGCAGAGGCGCCGTTGGCCAGGTTCACCGCGGCACCCTCGTCGACCTGGACGGAGCCCAGGGCGGACGAGAAGTACACGTCGCGGTAGTTGTACGTGGTGGAGCCGGACGGAACGGCGTAGCCGTCCACCTGGATGGTGTAGGTGCCGGCGGCCGGGTTGAGCAGGGTCACGGCCTCCTCGGAGTCGCCGTCGGCGGAGGAGCCCACCTTCACGCCGTCCTTGAGGACGGTGAGGTCGAGGTCGGCACCGGTGTCGGAGACACCGCCGATGGCCACGTCCAGACGGGAGACGCCCTCACCGATGGTGACGGTGCTCGTCTGGGTCTCGCCGTTCGCGATGGTCGGCTTGGCGACCTTCGCGGAGCCGAGCGGACCGCCCTGGAGCTTGCCGCCGGAGATCGCGGCGGCGTCGTTCTTGATCGTCCACTGGACCGGGGCGGGGGTGCCCTGCTTCACCTCGGGCAGGACCTTGACCGCCGGGTCGAAGGCCGCGCCGAGGACGCTGACGTCCAGCTTGAACGGGTTGTCGAGCAGCGGCGACGTACGGCGCGACTCGACCTCGATCTCCCAGACGCCCGGCTGCGGGTTCTCGTACGAGCGCAGGTCGGGGCGGCACTTGTTGGCCGGGTTGTCGTAGTTCGGGTAGCACTGGGTGGTCGCGCTGTCCTCGACGCCCACGCCGTACGGGTGGATCGAGATGAAGCGCGTCTGGCTGCCCTCCGCGAGACCGCCGAGGGCGACCTCGAGGGACTTCGCGCCCTGCGGGACGGTCACGAAGTACGACTTGTGGCTGTTGCGCTGGACGGAGGAGGTGTCCGACAGCGTGAACGACGGCTTCGCCAGCGGGGTGGAGGCGACGACCGTGGTCAGGATCTGCTTGTCGATGCCCTCGGTGGTCTCGTCGTCCAGCTGCAGGATGCCGCTGTGGACGCCGGCCGTCTTGGGCTTGGCCTCGACCTTGATGGTGACCGGCTTGTTCAGCGGCAGCGTGACGTAGTCGTAGCCACCGACGACCTTGAACGTGCCGTCGTTGTTGCGCCAGCTCAGGTTGTGCCGGGTGCCGTACTTGACGCCCGTGGTGCGGGTGACGACGACGTCGTAGACCTTCTTCTGGCCGACCTTGAGGCCGCCCTCGCGGTCGTAGAGGCCGGTGCCGAAGCCCGGGGTCTTCAGGAACTGGTCGATCGCGGTGTCGACCGGCGCCTTGACGGTGAACTCGTTCGCCTTGGCGTCGCGCTGGATGGACTCCCACGCGGCGTTGACGTCGATCAGGCCCGCGCCCTGGGCGTGCGCCGGGACGTCGTCGATCTTCTTCGCGGTGCTGGTGACCGCGACGCGCAGAGCGGCCGGGGTCAGCTTGATGCCGTGCTGCTTCGCGGCCGAGATCAGCAGGGCGCCGGCGCCCGCCGCCTGCGGCGAGGACATCGAGGTGCCCTGCAGCATCGAGTAGCCGGCCGGCAGGTTGTAGCCGGCCTCCTTCACCGGTCCGCCGGGCAGCCAGGTCTGCGTGGTGTTGATGGACGCGCCGGGGGCGGTGATGGTCGGCGTGAAGCCGCCGTCCTCACGCGGACCGCGCGAGGAGAACGGGAACATGTTGTACGCCTTGGTCACGCCGGAGCCGTAGTTGGCGGCCCAGGTCTCCTTGGAGACCGCGGCACCCACGGAGATGACCTTGTCCGCGAGACCGGGGTCGCCGATGGTGTTGACACCGGGGCCCTCGTTGCCCGCCGAGATGACGAGCTGGACACCGTAGGTGTCGATGAGGTTCTTGTAGAGCTCGGCGCGGGCGTTGTTGCCGTCGTTCAGCGCCGGCAGACCGCCGATGGACATGTTGACGATGTCCACACCGCGGTTGACGACGAGGTCGATCATGCCCTCGGTCAGCGCGACGTTGGTGCAGCCGCCGGACCAGGAGCAGGCGCGCGAGGAGACGATCTTCGCGCCGGGCGCCTCGCCGTTCATCTTGCCGCCGAAGAGGCTGTTGGCGGCGGTGATGCCGGCGACGTGCGTGCCGTGCTCGGACTCGATGATGCCGATGTTGACGAAGTCGGCCTTCTTGCCGACCCAGTCCCCGCCCAGCGGGTCCATCGGGACGTCCTTGCGGATCTGGATCACGAACGGGATGCGCTCGGCGACGTCGGTCGCCGGGTTGTCCGTGCCGAAGTAGCCGATCTGGTAGCCGTCCTTGTACGGCTTCATCGGCTCGTTGTTCGTGAAGTCGCCGTCCTGGTCGGTGTCGACGCGGACGGTGCCGGCGGCGGCGTCGTAGAGCATGCCGAAACGGTCGGTGGTGTCCCCGTCCCGGTTGACGTCGCCCTTCATGTCACCGGTGGCGGTGATCGACTCGCTGAACCGGCTCCACTGGTACGAGCCCTCCGGGGCCTTCCAGCTCTGGCCGCCGGCGCTGAAGGTGCCGCCCGCGGCCGTGACCGGGGTGATCTGCGCGCGCCAGGTGGCGTCGTTGTCGGTGATCGGGTCGGTCGCGGTGACCCAGTCGACGATCTTGCGCTCGCCCGTGGTGGTCTTCTGGAGCGCCGGGTGGCCGAGGTCGACGCCGG
This genomic interval carries:
- a CDS encoding MarR family winged helix-turn-helix transcriptional regulator encodes the protein MTEANKDAVDAIIDQWAAVRPDLETAPMALFGRIYRISRAMGDAIEKAYARYGISRGEFDVIGTLRRSGAPYTLSPRQLSATLMLTTGGMTGRLDKLEKAGLLCRKPDPHDRRGLQVTITDRGLALVDEAVAAGLEVQRAALTGLDDEEVAVLTDLLRKLMAGV
- a CDS encoding MFS transporter, coding for MAKEARVAGERSLLVGVGVSAVGIGMYVPFSLVFFHHVTGLSFALVGVVMTVTGLAGLAFMPLAGSAVDRFGARRTVLVLYALRALGFALYPFAGSLPAFAAVALVTALADRSFPAVQQSLIGEVARGAARDRLQASLRALQNAGMGAGALVVSGVLALWGTAAFTYTAWGNALAFALAGLLVSRVRPVQGGQDATAGRPAAGYGTVLRDRPFLALTAANFLTALGYAALSVLFPLYIATWLHGPDSLTGAAFTVNTALCAGIGVLVASRVRRSGARRTRSAALGALLFAAAFVGQIVLGTLRPGQTATLVALLAIVVVYTLGELVHSPSGGALSVSAAPAAVRGRYLATYQLSYSLATALAPSLFTALLSVDGRLPWAVLAAAAAGAALALVRLERRLPIEAVYAEPPAVVAARTPAAPAQAPAA
- a CDS encoding EamA family transporter, which encodes MNRFATVAVTALAPVSWGSTYAVTTELLPPDRPLFTAVMRALPAGLLLTALSRRLPSGQWWWKSAVLGTLNIGAFFPLLFLSAYRLPGGVAAVLGSAGPLFVVGLAALVLGERARLRTVLAAVAGAFGVSMVVLTAEARLDLVGIVAGVVSSASMAAGTVMTKRWGRPDGAGPLAVAGWQLTAGGLVIIPVAALVEGAPPALDGNALLGYGYMMLINTGIAYWLWFRGIGRLTATSVTLLGPLSPLSAAVIGWAALGQTLSPVQLVGMGIAFGATVAGQLFAAAPAPVESFSSTEKNDRNISMDLTDGPVRR
- a CDS encoding DMT family transporter produces the protein MDRVRTVAQHTPGIQVKKGTAGLGVLLALVATVVWSGSFVATRGMADSVPPVQAVFWRWIIATLAVAPFAARQAWQQRELIRRHLGFIALASLFGVALYNTLVHQAGLTTSASNMGMIMAASPVVMALYARLGGERLGARRTFGLLLAAFGVLLLVGDGSLGFDFGAGDLWMFAAALSFATYSALLRRKPAELGGPAFLITTFVLGALMLAPAYAVSVTVQGGFEVTSKTGGMLLYVGVMSSAVAFFAWNKAVSLIGAARAGVVYYLQPVCVAGLGLLLLGERTGPAELLCMALILGGVSLGARR
- a CDS encoding LysR family transcriptional regulator → MTEWDIKKLRILRTLADRGTVTATAGALHMTPSAVSQQLTNLARQLGVPLLEAQGRRVRLTDAAHLVLRHAEAVFAQLERADAELAGYLAGEAGEVRIGAFSTAVPVLVVPAVAALRRSHPGVEVRVRETEAAESYELLSAGAVDLALSLAAHAPTARDPRFTRLTLMEDPLDVALPPDHLLAKAPALRLADLSGDPWIYGGSGPWQEIARNACEAAGFVPEQAHSASGWTAILAMVEAGMGVALVPRMVSSRASGVTVRVLTHDRPTRHVIAATRRGSESAPAVARALAALREAAAAR
- the pepN gene encoding aminopeptidase N, translated to MPGTNLTREEAQQRAKLLSVDSYEIDLDLSGAQEGGTYPSVTTVRFQSAEAGAETFIDLVAPAVHEVVLNGKSLDVAEVFRDSRIALKHLAAGANELKVVADCAYTNTGEGLHRFVDPVDQQAYLYTQFEVPDARRVFASFEQPDLKATFRFTVTAPEGWKVISNSPTPDAADVKDNVWRFEPTPRISTYITALIAGPYHAVHSSYEGPNGQSVPLGIYCRPSLAEFLDADAIFAVTRQGFDWFQEKFAYDYPFAKYDQLFVPEFNAGAMENAGAVTIRDQYVFRSKVTDAAYEGRAETILHELAHMWFGDLVTMEWWNDLWLNESFATYTSIACQAYAEGTKWPQAWTTFANSMKTWAYRQDQLPSTHPIMADIRDLDDVLVNFDGITYAKGASVLKQLVAYVGTDAFFKGVQAYFKAHAFGNTRLSDLLGALEETSGRDLTTWSKAWLETAGINILRPGIETDAAGNITAFAVRQEAPALPAGAKGEPTLRPHRIAIGLYDLDGGKLVRTDRIELDIDGELTEVPELVGRARPAVVLLNDDDLSYAKVRLDEVSLANVTAHLGDFTESLPRALCWASAWDMTRDGELATRDYLALVLSGIGKESDIGVVQSLHRQVKLAVDLYADPAWREQGLATWTDATLEHLRGAEPGSDHQLAWARAFAATARTEGQLTYLSALLDGSAEIEGLVVDTELRWAFLERLVATGVLDEPAIAAELERDRTAAGERHAATARAARPTAEAKAEAWASVVDSADLPNAVQEAVIGGFVQTDQRELLAPYTEKYFAVIKGIWENRSHEIAQQIAVGLYPSLQVSPQTLAATDAWLASAQPNAALRRLVSESRSGVERALKAQSADAAASA
- a CDS encoding DUF1203 domain-containing protein, whose translation is MTTHSAPRPALHAVRPLAPAALAGLRVRDDAGRPCLPYEDPEGGAPLRCCLRRSRPGERIALVSYAPLRRWAAETGADPGAYDEQGPVFIHAADCGGPAGGSGYPFAQAGALRTARRYDAGGRILGGRALSLGEEPDAELEEALSEAFADPEVALVHVRATEFGCFLFEARRP
- a CDS encoding aspartate-semialdehyde dehydrogenase yields the protein MRVGIVGATGQVGGVMRGILAERKFPVDELRLFASARSAGSTLEWEGQEITIEDASTADYSGLDIVLFSAGGATSKALAEKVASQGAVVIDNSSAWRRDPDVPLVVSEVNPHAIKNRPKGIIANPNCTTMAAMPVLRPLHEEAGLTAMVATTYQAVSGSGLAGVAELKGQACAVSEAADQLTFDGGAVDFPEPAVYKRPIAYNVVPLAGNLVDDGSFETDEEQKLRNESRKILEIPELKVSGTCVRVPVFSGHSLQVNARFANPISVERAYELLKDAPGVELSEIPTPLQAAGKDASYVGRIRADETVENGLALFLSNDNLRKGAALNAVQIAELVAEELRG